In a single window of the Coffea eugenioides isolate CCC68of chromosome 3, Ceug_1.0, whole genome shotgun sequence genome:
- the LOC113766485 gene encoding uncharacterized protein LOC113766485, whose protein sequence is MWVYNPREEIEFEKGQLFTNVDSFRAALKDYVIQKGFSVVRLKNEKTRVTAICGIDGCKWRIHASPVADSITFMIKSYQPEHTCVMDKSNVEATSDWIAKKLVPLMRDHPNISSQGIEAEMITKYGIKPSYMQLFRAKKKAEEEIQGNFSDSYGKLPKYVALLRQYNLQSICKIHYDRPNLLVEPRFLRIFISFRAQKTGFLEGCRPFIGFDGCHLKGPFGGVLLTAVALDGNDSIFPIAFAVAECENKETWSWFFHFFEEFFGPFNSYLPLAFMSDRQKGLNLAYEEIFLNASGRYCCRHICSNFKQQFPGMLLNSFLWKAAKSYDQISHNEAMSTIKDINIQAWKYLDKIPKKAWEKLEDYCDLWFSKDIYLKAYASMIHPIPHEKRWPPMDEVTPKVVLAPPLRRALGRPRVNRRREADEGPSS, encoded by the exons ATGTGGGTGTACAATCCAAGAGAGGAGATTGAGTTTGAGAAGGGCCAATTATTCACCAATGTGGATTCCTTTAGAGCAGCTTTGAAGGATTATGTCATCCAAAAGGGATTTTCAGTAGTAAGATTGAAGAATGAGAAAACTAGAGTGACAGCTATTTGTGGTATAGATGGTTGCAAATGGAGAATTCATGCAAGTCCTGTGGCTGATTCTATCACTTTTATGATTAAATCTTACCAACCTGAACATACTTGTGTGATGGATAAAAGTAATGTAGAAGCCACTTCAGATTGGATTGCAAAGAAGTTGGTGCCTTTGATGAGAGACCATCCTAACATATCTAGCCAGGGCATAGAAGCAGAGATGATAACTAAGTATGGTATTAAACCAAGTTACATGCAGCTTTTTAGAGCAAAAAAGAAAGCAGAAGAGGAGATTCAAGGAAACTTCAGTGATTCTTATGGCAAATTACCAAAGTATGTAGCACTTCTAAGACAATATAATCTACAAAGCATTTGCAAAATACATTATGATAGGCCAAATCTCCTTGTAGAACCCAGATTTTTAAGAATATTTATTAGTTTTAGAGCACAGAAAACTGGTTTTCTTGAAGGTTGCAGGCCATTCATTGGCTTTGATGGCTGTCACTTGAAGGGTCCCTTTGGTGGTGTTTTACTCACAGCAGTGGCCTTAGATGGGAATGATAGTATATTTCCAATTGCATTTGCTGTAGCTGAATGTGAAAACAAGGAAACATGGAGCTGGTTCTTTCACTTTTTTGAGGAGTTTTTTGGACCATTCAACAGCTACTTACCTTTAGCCTTTATGAGTGATAGGCAAAAG GGGCTCAACCTTGCTTATGAGGAGATTTTTCTAAATGCTAGTGGTAGATATTGTTGCAGGCATATTTGCAGCAATTTCAAGCAGCAATTTCCAGGCATGTTACTTAATAGTTTCTTGTGGAAGGCagcaaagagttatgatcaGATAAGTCACAATGAAGCAATGTCAACCATTAAAGACATCAACATACAAGCTTGGAAATATTTGGATAAAATTCCCAAGAAGGCGTG GGAAAAGTTGGAAGATTACTGCGATCTGTGGTTCTCCAAAGACATTTACTTGAAGGCATATGCTTCTATGATTCACCCTATACCTCATGAAAAGAGGTGGCCGCCTATGGATGAAGTTACCCCTAAGGTTGTACTGGCCCCTCCTTTGAGAAGGGCTCTTGGTAGGCCAAGAGTTAACAGAAGAAGAGAAGCTGATGAAGGACCTTCATCTTAG
- the LOC113765383 gene encoding protein THYLAKOID ASSEMBLY 8-like, chloroplastic — protein MDSLKLSIPQVGLQRSFNISFSNLPMPPSRLKITCGLRKIGPRKPMWRSRVLSPEAIQAVQSLKLARSPDKLVEVFANRISRLLKADLVDTLSELQRQNEVELALQVFNFARKEVWYEPDISIYSDMILMLGKSSNIEMAEQLFGEIEKEGLRPDTRTYTEMIGAYFRVKMIEKAIESYESMKGSGCIPDKLTFRILIKNLEKSGEKELIATVKKDCLTYIEYPEKFLEEVEKTYPKRRLLNIV, from the exons ATGGATTCACTGAAATTGAGCATTCCTCAAGTGGGTTTGCAACGAAGCTTCAATATCTCTTTTTCGAATCTGCCTATGCCACCATCAAGGCTAAAAATTACATGTGGGTTGAGAAAGATTGGACCAAGAAAACCAATGTGGAGGTCAAGGGTGTTGTCTCCGGAAGCCATACAAGCTGTCCAGTCTTTGAAATTAGCAAGATCTCCAGACAAATTAGTAGAGGTCTTTGCTAATAGAATAAGCAGGCTTCTGAAGGCTGACTTGGTGGATACTTTATCAGAGCTGCAAAGGCAAAACGAAGTAGAATTAGCCCTTCAG GTGTTTAATTTTGCAAGAAAAGAAGTTTGGTATGAACCAGATATATCTATTTACAGTGACATGATCCTGATGTTGGGAAAGAGCAGCAATATTGAAATGGCTGAACAGCTTTTTGGTGAGATAGAGAAAGAAGGCCTAAGGCCTGACACCAGAACATACACTGAGATGATTGGAGCATATTTCCGTGTCAAAATGATAGAAAAGGCAATAGAGTCATATGAATCAATGAAGGGATCAGGTTGTATTCCTGACAAGCTTACATTCAGGATCTTGATAAAGAACCTTGAAAAATCTGGTGAAAAAGAACTTATAGCTACAGTGAAGAAAGATTGTCTCACCTATATTGAGTACCCTGAGAAATTTCTTGAAGAGGTTGAAAAGACATAT CCAAAGCGAAGGTTACTCAACATTGTTTGA